The Rosa rugosa chromosome 3, drRosRugo1.1, whole genome shotgun sequence sequence GAACACCAATATCAGTGGCCCCGAATCTAATGGGTGAAAGTGTGAAACCGCAGCTTCTGAGCCACAACCTTCTTCACCCCCAGCTCAATCACCAAGCACACACCTTGTAGGACAAAGAAGCACATCATTTTGCATGTGGGACGTACATGAGTTACATAATAGAAGAGAACCTCATGCATGAAACCTGAGATGGCGAAAGCGAAGATGACACCTAAAAGTGAACCCCACCGAGGCCCAAGTATACGCCTTACATGATGGTATGCAATGGGACACATAATGTTTGTGACCATGTGGTTCCATCTGCGTCCCCAAAAGTCTTGAAGAGAGGTGGCAAGGTAAGGCTTGTTGAACTGTGACTTCAGTTCAAACCCGAATAGGGCTCAAGGAAAAGCTACGCTCATGGCAAATTCTATTTCCACAAGGCAAAGGTAGGTACATGACAAGGCTGTAATTACATAACTGTGTGAATCTTTTCCATAATCATGGTATACATGAATAACTACACCCACGAGCAAGGTCTTTATTGCCCACAAAGGTGACTTGTTTGGCACCACCTTTGTAATAATATAAGTAGTACTGCAACTGGGCTTCTTGGGGACTAGTTGTTGAGTTTGGATGGGAAGAAAAGCTATGAAATGGAAGTGAAAAAGTCTGGTCGAGGGTCGGCGATAAAGGGCCgaagacaaaagaaaagagaaggagTTTGGAGACGACAAGCCAAACTAGAAGAAACTTGAAGGGCAACGTAGATGAAATTGTAGAAATAGTATCACCCAACCTATTGAGATGTTGTCAATAGGCCAACATTAAACACAAAGAAAGTATAAGTAGTAGATCAACAACACACGAAATGTTGACGCGGTAAAACCCTCCAAAGAAGAAAACAACTACGGGCACTATGTCAGTAAACAATCCACTAATAAAAGTTTAGTACATAAAGAACTCACACAAACTCTATTTACTAGACCCCACTAGAAAGGCAGTTTACTTTGCTACTGAATTTGAAGAGTGGATCTGATCACCTTCATGGCTTCATCAATCTTGAAATGGCACAACACTAGACTCGCTTGTCAATCACCTCAAAGCATAAACCATGCATGAAAGCAACAACACACAGAAGCATAAACCAAAACTCTGAAAGGAGATATTTAAAGTTTTGATAATCATTCAAGAATTAAACATGAAAcaactcatgaagaattctcaaAAATCTATTTAGGCTCAAAGTTCTTTGAAAAAAGTCGTAACCCTAGCATGCTAAACAACATGTATTTATACTAGTGAGATATTGGAGCTTCGCTAGGGTTCCTGTTGTGCATGGGTTTTAAAACGTTTTTAAAGAGGCATGGATAATAAACTATCTCATAATAAGCCCATTAAGTACACTAAGACACACTTAACTCCCTAGCCTGATAATAAAAACCTTTCAATGTATTTCTAACTCAGTAACTCAACAAACGAAAAAGCTGTGCTATCCTAATCTAGGACATAATTACTTGTTCACTTCTAAAAGTAATTAAACACACATGAATGCAGATTTACCTTTTGAAGGTGCTAAGGTGAGTTGATCAGTAGCGAATCTTTGTATGTGATCTAAACTTCTGAGTTCCACGAGTAAGGACTATTACAACATAGACATGATTCTTGCATTGCCAATTACATGAATATAACACTAACACTAGATGAATTGAGTGGAGGTTAAAGGGGAGGATGATGAGAAGGCACAAGACTTGGAGGAGAGAGATGAACCTCATCATGCCCTTTGTTTGGATTCTTGCTGCTACATAATAACAATAACATTGAGATGCAATGGCTACGATCCACACCTTGACGAAGTTGTTGATTTCATCACCTGCATCCATTTTCAATCTCTTCCCTTTTGTATAGTGATAATGGATCAACTTCTCTGAAATTACATTGTAGCATGAAGTAAGAGTGGACGTTGAAATAGTAATATGTACAGAGGTGGTTGTGCACTGATTGATGCTATAGCTCTGCCACTTATCCTTATCATCCTATAGTTAGCTGCATGCAATAATAAGCTAAGCTCTAAATGTTATGTTTCATGGTTCTATTTAAAAAGCCTAGGTTTTATCCCCAAGCCCATATTCAATTATTCATCAATAATCATCGTCTTAGAAAATCCATGATTCGTTCTATCTACGAACTCAAGCTCATTTATCTTTTTTCGAGGGAAAGATAGGCAAAACACCCCAAATTATGATTGGGTTAGGTTCAATGGCCACAAAATATGACATAAATTTTTACATAAATTCCTGACCATTAGATTTTATAACATTTGACGGTGTAGATTATGAATGAtgacatatatgatatatcagataaatattttatttctgtattttataagaaaaaatgtaattttttaattttgctGTTATCATTTATCTTGATAAAATCATttacttctctttctctctaatttcTTTTACTCATCTTCTGCCTTCGTGgtctaggatttttttttttagcagctCCACACAAACATTGATGAATATGACCAAAAAAAGACAAGATATGTATTCCTGATCGATTGTGTGTTTCTCTAATTTTGACCAGATTCACAAACCAAGATATGCCCTCAATGATTTCACAAAACACAGACAATGTGTGAATCAAGTGATCGATCATAATTTATAAATTCAGATTGGTTGAGGTGAAACGCAGATTGGCTGAGGTTGAAAAGCCAAAAGCTGAAAACAGTTCCAAATCTAAACTCAATTTGATAGATTTATTTTAAAGCAAATTATTGATTATCACCCAGTATTCCAGTTTCACAGAGAGTCGAGGAATCCATTTCCAAGATGATGCAAATGCCTATAATGACCTATGCCTTTCTCCCTGCATAATCACTGTTAccgttgattttttttttgagagaaactgTTACCGTTGATTTGaatgcaaacaaagaaaaaaagaagagtaGAAGGCGACCATGAATGCAGTAGGAGAGAAGGacttaaataaatattttttttttctgtgagtaaattaatttaatttaatttgctAGGTTACCAGAAATATGTCATGTCATCCATAATCTATACCATTGACCGCCATAAAATCTAaggccacgtttggttcgcggaaagtaagaatcaggaaaggaaacttgttcatttcctgcgtttgggatgcaaaaggaaaagaaatcatttcctaaaggaagggaaaataagggAGAAAATGATTCCTTCCAAATcccaaaggaatcactttccccctcttctttccttgcatttattactcacaacatattttttactactttatttaccaactttttaacaattttcctgataactttccttacgttaccaaacatcagaatggaaaattgttgggaaatttcatttctcttcccatgggaaagaaaaaggaattactttcatttccgtgaaccaaacaagGCCTAATGGTAATGAATTTGTATAAAAACTTGTGTCATATTTTGTGGCAATTAAACCCAACCCATTATGATTATTCAGTAGAAACATTAGACCTCGGAGGGGACAGTAAACCTACACTCCGAGTTGCATTACAAGCTTTAAAACTATACTCATGGATAATGTCCTGAAATAATAACTGGAGTCAATATGTTTCGTCTATTTTAACATAAGATGTATAAAATTTGGTTGGAGAGCGCCAAAGTAGAACCAACAATTCGTGCATTCTAGTTGGACATGCGCGTTCCAAGCAGTACCAACCTCTGTAATTGGCATTTGAAGCTCAAAGACTTATCATCCAATGGAAAATGGGTAGAATTACTCTGCCACTACCATCAAGTAAACAAAGCTGGACTTCACCCAACACACTATTCAGTCTTCCCTCCAATTCTCAAAGCATGTTCAAACCTGCTTTCCTACTCCTATGGAAAATCTATACATGGGTGGTTGATCAAAACTGGGTGTGATTCATGCACTTCCATTGCTAACTCCACCATGGACTTCTACATCAAAACCAGGGACCCAGATTCTGCATTGGGTGTTTTTAACTCTGTGAGGTGGAGAGATCAAGTTTCTTGGAATATTATGGTTTATGGGAGCCTTGATCTGGGGAATTTAGAACAAGGGTTATGGTGGTTTAACAAGGCCAGGGTTTCGGTTTGTGGGTTTCAACCCAATACTTCTACTCTGGTGCTTGTGATTCAAGCCTGTCGTCGGCTTAGAGATAAATATGAAGGACTGAAAGTACATGGTTACGTGATTCGAGGCGGGTTTTGTTATATATCTTCAGTTCAGAACTCATTGTTGAGTCTGTATGCAGAAGATGATGACATGGAGAGTGCGCACAAGCTGTTCGACGAAATGTCTGAGAGAGATGTCATCTCTTGGAGTGTGATGATAGGAGGTCATGTGCATTGCGTGGAAGCTGAAATCGGCATGAAGATGTTCCGAAAGATGGTATGTGAGCTTGGAGTTGAACCAGATGGCGTAACTGCGGTCAGTGTTCTTAAAGGGTGCGCTAGTTTGAGGGACTTGACCATGGGAACATCGCTCCATGGGTTGGTAATCTATAGAGGGTTAGATTCTGATCTGTTTGTTGGAAACTCTTTAATTGATATGTATGCCAAGTGTAGTGATGCGGATTCTGCCTTTAAAGTTTTTGAGGAGTTGCCGCAAAGAAATAGGGTCTCATGGAATTCTATGTTGTCTGCATTTGTCCATAATGAAAGGTACATGGATGCCCTGTCACTGTTTTATTCTATGGGGAAGGAAGGTATCAACGCAGATGAAGTGACTCTGGTGAATATTCTTCAAATATGCAAGCATTTGCGCCTAGTTGATTGCAAGTCGGTGCACTGTGTAACAATCAGGTGGGGATTTGAATCAAATGAGTTGCTCCTAAATTCGCTCATTGATGCTTATGCAAAGTGCAATTGTATCGAGCTTGCATGGAAACTTTTTGATAGGATGAAGAAAAGAGATGTGGTTTCGTGGAGCACTATGATTGCAGGGTTTACGCATTGTGGCAGACCTGATCAAGCAATTGCTGTCTTCGGTGAGATGACAAGGCTGCAGGTGCAGGATGATCAGAAGCCCAATGAGATTACACTCATAAATCTTTTGGAAGCTTGTTCAGTTTCAGCTGAATTGAAATGGGCCAAAGGGGCACATGGAATTGCTATTCGAAGAGGTTTGTCAACTGCAGATCAAGTAGCCGTCGGAACTGCAACTGTTGACATGTACTCGAAATGCGGGGCAATAGGAGAATCAAGAAAGGTGTTCGACCAGATTTCCGAAAAAAACATTGTGTCATGGAGTGCCATGATAGCTGCATATGGCATGAATGGTCTTGCACATGAAGCTCTAGCTTTGGTTGAGGAAATGAAGCTGTATGGTGCAAAGCCAAATGCAGTGACCACCCTTTCTATGCTATCTGCCTGCAGCCATGGAGGCTTAGTTGAAGAAGGGCTCTCCTTGTTCAACTCACTTGTTCAAGTTTATGGAATTGAACCAAGATTGGAACATTATGCATGTGTAGTTGACATGTTGGGCCGAGCAGGAAAGCTCCATATGGCTATGGATTTTATCAAGAACATTCCAGAAGGTTTAAAGGTCACTGGGGAAAATGCTGCTTGGAGTGCATTATTGAGTGCTTGTAGAAGCTATGGCAATAGTGACGTTGGCGCAGTAGCTGCTTCTCATGTCCTTGAGTTAGAGCCTGAAAGTTCAACTGGGTATTTACTTGCCTCAAGTATTTATGCAGCAGGTGGGTTGTGGGTTGATGCTGCAAGTATTAGAAGAATGGTGAAAGAAAAAGAGGTGAAGGTTGTTGCTGGTTATAGCTTAGTTTATGTTGATAACAAGGCATGTAGATTTGTTGCTGGGGATATTGATTGCCATTCACTAGCTGCTGGAGAGATGCACTCTACAGTTGAGCTGTTGCATGCTTGTATGAAGACTGAAAAGAGAAATGCTGGTAATTTTGATATAATTGATTAGTTACTCGAGAGGCCATTTGATAACAATAGATTTAACCAGAAAAATAATAGTGAGAAAAAAGGTAAGTAATGCACTGGAATTGCCATTAGAAAGACAAATAAGTAGTGAACTGGTTGAAGTTGGCCCATCCATAACACTGGCAAGTTAGTCTGAGGTTTTGGCATTTGCAGTGGGAAGTTGCTTTCCTATGCCAGTGTGCCGTGTCTTCTCCATGTTTGCaggtaaataatttttttatggcCTAGAAGGAGTAATTTGGAATTTTGTTTTTACGCTGATGTAAATCTACCTTTCTTTTGTATCCTTCCTGTTCTGCTGGACTTATTTCTCCAAGTTACTGCATTTGTTGTGTTGATATATTTTGACTTTTTGAGAGCTGAGGAATCCAGTGTTGATTGTTTTCCATGCATAAAAGTCTCTTCACTTTGTCGAAACTACTAAATGTATATTTGCATGCTACCATGTAGTGAGTTGAGGTTGCTTTGCCTTTAGTATACTACTGATTTTAGTTTGTCTTCTCTTTCATGTCATATACAcattctcttctcctttctcaCATTAGTCTTAGTTCTAATCTAGTTATCATATCAGGTGTAGGAATCTATGATAGAAGAACTGGATTGCTGGCCAGCTATATGAAGATAACTTTTTCCCTTGGTATATGTTATTTATTTCTGGGTCTTCTCACAGGATATGAGTCATAGTCATCCGAAATTTACGAGGCTATTCGCCATTTTAATAAGTGAAacaattattttttcttcttctatattTGGAGATAAACAATGGGCGATTAtttttttcgtttttattttattttgttttacctAAAAAAAGTAATCCTACATcttctcctttcttttcttgaagGAAGAGAAATGTTGATCAGGGCTATGTTGTAGGAAGTGCATGCATGCACATTCTTAATTTTCTGTGTGGCTAAGATGGTCGTCATTGCTGTCATTGTTGCTTTTAACTTGGCAAGACTGTAAGTAGCTTACCACTAATGATGCTTACAACTCGTagttattcatttttatttatatcgATTTCTTGAGTTCGTCACGTAAGTTTTTTACATGAGTTGGTCCTTGTAGGCATGATGTACTAGGATTGAACTGGTTTGGACCAGCAGATTGTCCTTCCCCTGGACTCCTACCTCCAGGTCTCCCTTTGTTTTCTGGAATCTTCTTACCTTATACTCGTAAGTTCTTGGCAGTTTAATCATTCAAATTTTGAAGGGTATTTCAATAATATATCAGGGTATTTGGTTTGGACCACCAAATTTGTTGTACAGGATTACAACTACAGGTATTGATGCAGTCTTCATTCTAATTTCATTCAAATGTTCATTTCTGTATTATAGTTTGGATTATTTTCGATCAATGACCATGTGAGAAGATATTGCGTAAGAAATTGAATAATTGCATTGCAACTATGAGTGAATGAGTGATAG is a genomic window containing:
- the LOC133741053 gene encoding pentatricopeptide repeat-containing protein At2g17210, coding for MRVPSSTNLCNWHLKLKDLSSNGKWVELLCHYHQVNKAGLHPTHYSVFPPILKACSNLLSYSYGKSIHGWLIKTGCDSCTSIANSTMDFYIKTRDPDSALGVFNSVRWRDQVSWNIMVYGSLDLGNLEQGLWWFNKARVSVCGFQPNTSTLVLVIQACRRLRDKYEGLKVHGYVIRGGFCYISSVQNSLLSLYAEDDDMESAHKLFDEMSERDVISWSVMIGGHVHCVEAEIGMKMFRKMVCELGVEPDGVTAVSVLKGCASLRDLTMGTSLHGLVIYRGLDSDLFVGNSLIDMYAKCSDADSAFKVFEELPQRNRVSWNSMLSAFVHNERYMDALSLFYSMGKEGINADEVTLVNILQICKHLRLVDCKSVHCVTIRWGFESNELLLNSLIDAYAKCNCIELAWKLFDRMKKRDVVSWSTMIAGFTHCGRPDQAIAVFGEMTRLQVQDDQKPNEITLINLLEACSVSAELKWAKGAHGIAIRRGLSTADQVAVGTATVDMYSKCGAIGESRKVFDQISEKNIVSWSAMIAAYGMNGLAHEALALVEEMKLYGAKPNAVTTLSMLSACSHGGLVEEGLSLFNSLVQVYGIEPRLEHYACVVDMLGRAGKLHMAMDFIKNIPEGLKVTGENAAWSALLSACRSYGNSDVGAVAASHVLELEPESSTGYLLASSIYAAGGLWVDAASIRRMVKEKEVKVVAGYSLVYVDNKACRFVAGDIDCHSLAAGEMHSTVELLHACMKTEKRNAGNFDIID